Proteins co-encoded in one Mycobacterium mantenii genomic window:
- a CDS encoding phosphotransferase: MTGQALHVTLQSADDLTPEILTSLLRRHDPEATVTGVTVGHTWQGTTSHLHLDVTYADPHTRLPQRLFSKTQLRTVHDLPEAFDESLSEGGGGTVLYDDETRFYRDLRPDLNVETMTTYFADHLDGPSQFLILGEDITLRGAQVPDAVAGLTAEQVDALLATLSDVHAPFWGSRRLADGGDLSWLQDPVTGGFAAFLRDNGFAIIRALIEAPYKTALLDASGTDMDGMEAAFWRLQERVARDPITLLHGDPHPRNTYVLPDGRMGVLDWQLIRRGSWSHDVGYALIAALPPEVRRAHERELLDNYRGRLSDAGVTSLPDPEAMWTAYRQSPAWGFCMWAIAPDQMYSVEVVGAVLGRFAEAYSDLGTGKLLS; encoded by the coding sequence ATGACCGGCCAAGCCCTGCACGTCACGCTCCAGTCCGCCGACGACCTCACGCCCGAGATTTTGACGTCGCTGTTACGCCGACACGATCCCGAGGCGACGGTTACCGGCGTCACGGTCGGACACACCTGGCAGGGCACCACGTCGCACCTGCACCTCGATGTGACCTACGCCGATCCGCATACCCGACTTCCACAGCGGCTCTTCAGCAAAACGCAATTGAGGACCGTGCACGACCTGCCGGAGGCGTTCGACGAATCGTTGTCCGAGGGCGGCGGCGGCACCGTGCTGTACGACGACGAGACGAGGTTCTACCGCGATCTGCGTCCGGACCTGAACGTCGAGACGATGACAACCTATTTCGCCGACCACCTGGACGGTCCGTCGCAGTTTCTGATTCTCGGAGAGGACATCACCTTACGCGGCGCCCAGGTTCCCGACGCGGTAGCCGGGCTTACCGCCGAGCAGGTCGACGCGTTGCTCGCGACGTTGAGCGACGTGCACGCCCCGTTCTGGGGCAGCCGGCGGCTGGCCGACGGCGGCGACCTGTCCTGGTTGCAGGATCCCGTCACCGGCGGGTTCGCAGCTTTTCTGCGTGACAACGGCTTTGCAATCATCCGCGCCTTGATCGAAGCCCCATACAAGACGGCGCTGCTCGATGCTTCCGGCACCGACATGGACGGCATGGAAGCGGCGTTCTGGAGACTTCAGGAGCGGGTGGCCCGCGATCCGATCACGCTGCTGCACGGCGATCCGCATCCGCGCAACACGTATGTGCTGCCGGACGGCCGAATGGGTGTCCTCGACTGGCAGCTGATTCGGCGCGGCTCGTGGTCACACGATGTCGGCTATGCCTTGATCGCCGCATTACCCCCGGAAGTTCGGCGGGCCCACGAACGCGAGCTGCTGGACAACTATCGCGGCCGGCTGTCCGACGCTGGCGTCACCTCGCTACCCGACCCCGAGGCGATGTGGACCGCGTATCGCCAGAGCCCGGCCTGGGGCTTCTGCATGTGGGCGATCGCGCCCGACCAGATGTACTCGGTTGAAGTCGTCGGCGCCGTGCTTGGCCGGTTCGCGGAGGCATATTCCGACCTGGGTACCGGCAAACTGTTGAGCTGA
- a CDS encoding Zn-ribbon domain-containing OB-fold protein yields the protein MTYQRPQLRLAPSPTAESVAFWTGGRNGELLITRCHGCGHFFHPPGPACWRCRSTDVAPEPVSGRATVVAYTVNRQNWIPGFEPPYIVAMVELAEEPDTRLISNLVDVAPDEIHVGMAVEVFFEDWTALSGEEDSRVWLPLFRPVEPT from the coding sequence ATGACCTACCAACGTCCCCAGTTGCGGTTGGCGCCCAGCCCTACCGCCGAGTCGGTTGCGTTCTGGACCGGTGGTCGCAATGGCGAATTACTGATCACCCGCTGCCACGGCTGCGGCCACTTCTTCCACCCGCCGGGACCGGCGTGTTGGCGCTGCCGCAGCACCGACGTTGCGCCGGAACCCGTCTCCGGGCGGGCAACCGTCGTGGCATATACGGTGAACCGCCAGAACTGGATTCCTGGTTTCGAACCGCCCTACATCGTGGCGATGGTTGAGCTTGCCGAGGAGCCCGATACCCGCCTGATTTCCAACTTGGTCGACGTCGCCCCGGACGAGATTCATGTCGGGATGGCTGTCGAAGTCTTCTTCGAAGACTGGACCGCGCTTTCGGGCGAGGAGGACAGCCGGGTGTGGTTGCCGTTGTTCCGCCCGGTCGAACCGACGTAA
- a CDS encoding acyl-CoA dehydrogenase family protein: MTVERLLPTPEARELVRLAADFADKVLDPIVDEHEKNETYPDGVFATLGETGLLTLPHPEEWGGGGQPYEVYLQVLEELAARWAAVAVAVSVHVLSCHPLIAFGTAEQQQEWLPIMLGGQTIGAYSLSEPQAGSDAAALICKATATDGGYRVNGAKAWITHGGIADFYSLFARTGEGGQGISCFLVDKDTDGLTFGKPEEKMGLHAIPTTTAHYADAFVSDQRRIGAEGQGLQIAFSALDSGRLGIAAVAVGLAQAALDEAVSYAQQRTTFGRKIIDHQGLAFLLADMAAAVDSARATYLDAARRRDAGLPYSRNASVAKLIATDAAMKVTTDAVQVFGGYGYTRDYRVERYMREAKITQIFEGTNQIQRLVIGRSLVKS; the protein is encoded by the coding sequence ATGACAGTCGAGCGGCTGCTGCCGACACCCGAAGCACGCGAACTCGTTCGACTGGCCGCCGATTTCGCCGACAAGGTGCTCGATCCGATCGTCGACGAGCATGAGAAGAACGAGACCTATCCCGACGGAGTCTTTGCAACCCTAGGTGAGACCGGGCTGCTGACACTGCCGCACCCGGAGGAATGGGGCGGTGGCGGCCAACCCTATGAGGTGTACCTACAGGTCCTCGAGGAATTAGCGGCTCGCTGGGCCGCAGTCGCCGTCGCAGTCAGCGTCCACGTCCTGTCCTGCCATCCGTTGATCGCGTTCGGCACCGCCGAGCAACAACAGGAGTGGCTGCCGATCATGCTGGGCGGCCAGACGATCGGCGCCTACAGCTTGTCCGAGCCGCAGGCCGGTTCCGATGCCGCCGCCCTGATCTGCAAGGCCACCGCGACCGACGGCGGTTACCGGGTCAACGGCGCGAAGGCCTGGATCACCCACGGCGGCATAGCAGATTTCTACAGCCTCTTCGCCCGCACTGGTGAAGGTGGACAGGGTATTTCGTGCTTTCTGGTCGACAAAGACACCGACGGACTCACGTTCGGCAAGCCCGAGGAGAAGATGGGCTTGCATGCCATTCCGACCACCACGGCACACTATGCCGATGCGTTCGTGTCTGACCAACGCCGGATCGGCGCCGAAGGGCAGGGCCTACAGATCGCCTTCAGCGCATTGGATTCCGGGCGCCTGGGCATCGCCGCGGTCGCCGTCGGACTCGCCCAGGCAGCGCTCGACGAGGCCGTTTCCTACGCCCAGCAGCGGACGACGTTCGGCCGCAAGATCATCGATCATCAGGGCCTGGCCTTCCTGCTGGCCGACATGGCCGCCGCCGTCGACTCCGCGCGCGCCACGTACCTGGACGCAGCGCGGCGCCGCGATGCGGGACTGCCCTACTCGCGCAACGCTTCAGTGGCGAAGCTGATCGCCACCGATGCCGCCATGAAGGTCACCACCGACGCGGTACAGGTGTTCGGCGGCTACGGCTACACCAGGGACTACCGAGTCGAGCGCTACATGCGCGAAGCCAAGATCACCCAGATCTTCGAGGGCACTAACCAGATTCAGCGACTGGTCATCGGCCGATCGTTGGTTAAATCATGA
- a CDS encoding SDR family NAD(P)-dependent oxidoreductase codes for MRIIVTGGNSGVGKATAHAMAAAGHDVVIACRSLTKAYEAASSMPGDVEVRELDLADLTSVRKFADTVDYVDVLVNNAGVLGLPLTRTADGFEAHMGTNHLGHFALTCLLGDRIRDRVVSVASTNYNTARIHFDDLNYHHRRYNPWSAYGESKLANLLFVRQLVARGKTAYASDPGMTDTAITRDGSGVLQWAGRVLSPHIAQSPADGARSTVQAITTTLPNGTYIAPRGLMHQWGKPKPTKLKDKARDADSARRLWDLSAELTGCDWQGSRP; via the coding sequence GTGCGGATCATCGTAACGGGCGGAAACAGCGGCGTCGGCAAGGCGACCGCACACGCAATGGCCGCTGCCGGCCACGACGTGGTGATCGCCTGCCGGAGCCTGACAAAGGCGTACGAAGCCGCGTCCTCGATGCCCGGCGACGTCGAGGTGCGTGAGCTCGACCTGGCCGACCTCACCAGCGTCCGCAAGTTCGCCGATACCGTCGACTACGTCGATGTGCTGGTGAATAACGCCGGTGTGCTGGGCTTGCCACTGACCCGAACGGCCGACGGCTTTGAAGCTCACATGGGCACCAATCATCTTGGCCACTTCGCGCTGACATGTCTGCTGGGCGACCGAATCCGCGATCGAGTCGTGTCGGTGGCCAGCACCAATTACAACACCGCCCGCATTCACTTCGACGACCTCAACTACCACCATCGCCGCTACAACCCATGGTCGGCTTACGGGGAGTCCAAGCTGGCAAATCTGTTGTTCGTGCGCCAATTGGTCGCCCGCGGCAAGACGGCTTATGCCTCGGACCCCGGCATGACGGACACCGCGATCACCCGCGACGGTTCGGGTGTCCTGCAGTGGGCCGGCCGGGTGCTCTCGCCACATATCGCGCAAAGCCCGGCCGACGGCGCCCGCTCGACCGTTCAGGCGATCACCACGACGCTGCCCAATGGCACCTACATCGCGCCGCGCGGCCTGATGCACCAGTGGGGAAAGCCGAAGCCGACAAAACTCAAAGACAAGGCCCGCGACGCCGACAGCGCGCGACGGCTGTGGGATCTCTCTGCGGAGTTGACCGGTTGCGACTGGCAGGGCAGCCGTCCATGA
- a CDS encoding class I adenylate-forming enzyme family protein, which produces MTWLERICAVHEHSERAAVIGEVGSVSGRELIGRAVTAADLLGGLDVQAGRPIPALLTTNADALALLLGGTAANRPLAPLGPRQTPAELAETVRRCGSSVLLAETAFAGTARHVADAVGIRAMTIPFLPVSRRPLHPEPGPTAIYLHTAGTTGIPKRVSLTEQVLDARADLLRRLIGIGPDDRYATGSPLHHIGGLGNVLVALTAGASVIPTTRFSFDWWRNLKQLDATHCLLVPTMIEMLLSEALLDAVPLKTMIYGASPITVETLRRVLDVLPDVAMVSLYGQTEGSPITSLGPDDHRLAAAKNPDVLHTVGRPVSGLRLQIDGPDRAGIGEVLAAAAHLSAQTADGWLHTGDLGVLDADGYLRLCGRRHDMVVRGGENIYPAEVENVLSAHPAVAAVGVVGVPDRRLGETLAAFIVPTDAARPPRPEELSSFARFTLAGFKIPHYWYLVAELPLNGAGKVVRAQLRESHLKRQRARAT; this is translated from the coding sequence ATGACGTGGCTCGAACGGATCTGCGCAGTCCACGAACACAGTGAACGTGCAGCGGTCATCGGCGAAGTGGGCTCCGTTAGCGGTCGCGAACTGATCGGAAGGGCCGTCACCGCCGCGGACCTGCTCGGCGGCCTCGACGTGCAGGCAGGCCGGCCGATCCCTGCTTTGCTCACCACCAACGCCGACGCGCTTGCACTGCTACTCGGCGGTACCGCCGCCAACAGACCGCTCGCTCCGCTCGGGCCGCGGCAGACTCCCGCAGAACTGGCTGAGACGGTGCGCAGATGCGGCTCGTCAGTCCTGCTCGCCGAGACTGCATTCGCTGGGACGGCTCGCCACGTTGCAGATGCGGTTGGGATACGAGCGATGACGATACCTTTCTTGCCGGTGTCCAGGCGTCCATTGCATCCGGAACCAGGTCCTACAGCGATCTACCTACACACCGCGGGGACGACTGGAATTCCCAAGCGAGTCTCGCTCACCGAGCAAGTGCTGGACGCACGCGCCGACCTATTGCGTCGCCTGATCGGCATTGGGCCCGACGACCGTTACGCCACCGGCTCACCGCTTCATCACATAGGCGGCCTTGGCAACGTTCTGGTAGCTCTCACTGCCGGGGCGTCGGTTATTCCCACCACCAGATTCTCCTTCGATTGGTGGCGCAACTTGAAGCAACTCGATGCCACCCACTGCCTCCTCGTGCCCACCATGATCGAGATGTTGCTCAGCGAGGCGCTTCTCGACGCAGTTCCGCTAAAGACCATGATCTATGGCGCCTCGCCTATCACCGTCGAGACGTTGCGACGCGTTCTAGACGTCCTGCCGGACGTCGCAATGGTCAGCCTCTACGGTCAGACCGAGGGCAGCCCGATCACCAGCTTGGGCCCAGACGACCACCGATTGGCCGCGGCCAAAAACCCCGACGTTCTGCACACCGTGGGCCGGCCGGTGAGCGGCCTTCGTCTGCAGATTGACGGGCCGGACCGGGCGGGAATCGGCGAAGTGCTCGCGGCCGCGGCGCACCTGTCCGCCCAAACCGCCGATGGGTGGTTGCACACCGGTGATCTGGGCGTGCTGGATGCCGACGGTTATCTCCGCCTTTGCGGTCGGCGGCACGACATGGTGGTTCGCGGCGGGGAGAACATCTACCCGGCGGAAGTCGAGAATGTGCTCAGCGCCCACCCCGCGGTCGCCGCGGTCGGCGTGGTGGGCGTGCCGGATCGGCGACTCGGAGAAACGTTGGCCGCGTTCATAGTTCCGACAGACGCGGCGCGGCCGCCACGGCCCGAGGAGCTGAGTTCTTTCGCCCGCTTCACGCTCGCCGGCTTCAAGATTCCGCATTATTGGTACCTGGTCGCCGAGCTGCCACTCAACGGTGCGGGCAAGGTCGTTCGCGCCCAACTTCGGGAATCACACTTGAAGCGTCAACGCGCCAGGGCGACGTGA
- a CDS encoding DUF732 domain-containing protein, giving the protein MPIVVQAGHMNSRKSLVAAIVAAAVVGGIPLAPAPRANAAPNPEVEYVYDMTVRRQYHFPNNDALAYGHGVCDKVGQGEGYGQVIGDVKRDVTPNDQFAANYVVGYAVNLLCPELIWQLRNSAGGYIPPDGAPSSSTYY; this is encoded by the coding sequence ATGCCGATCGTCGTGCAAGCGGGTCACATGAATAGTCGGAAGTCGCTGGTCGCCGCGATCGTCGCCGCGGCTGTCGTCGGCGGGATTCCTCTGGCGCCGGCACCGCGGGCGAATGCTGCCCCAAATCCTGAGGTTGAGTACGTCTACGACATGACGGTGAGGCGGCAATACCACTTTCCGAACAACGACGCGCTTGCCTACGGCCACGGAGTCTGCGACAAGGTCGGCCAAGGCGAAGGGTACGGACAAGTCATCGGCGACGTTAAGCGCGACGTCACCCCCAATGACCAGTTCGCGGCCAACTACGTGGTCGGGTATGCCGTCAACTTGCTTTGCCCTGAGCTGATATGGCAGCTGCGGAACTCGGCAGGCGGATACATACCGCCGGACGGAGCACCCAGCTCCAGCACTTATTACTGA
- a CDS encoding GAF and ANTAR domain-containing protein yields the protein MPAPLVDDRTLGSLSLYASDPGALDDTARNLAQLVATHAALAIGDAERTTRLRQAMTNRDVIGQAKGILIERHRITADEAHDLLVRASKQINRKVVDLAQDLAATGQVVIP from the coding sequence GTGCCTGCCCCTTTGGTCGACGACCGAACGCTCGGCTCGTTGAGTCTCTATGCGAGTGACCCCGGGGCACTTGATGACACCGCGCGCAACCTCGCCCAACTCGTCGCCACCCACGCCGCGTTGGCGATCGGCGATGCCGAACGGACCACGCGGCTGCGCCAGGCGATGACCAACCGCGACGTCATCGGCCAGGCCAAGGGCATCCTGATAGAACGGCATCGCATCACCGCCGACGAAGCCCACGATCTGCTCGTGCGAGCCTCAAAGCAAATTAATCGCAAGGTGGTCGACCTCGCCCAAGACCTTGCCGCGACCGGCCAAGTCGTCATCCCCTAG
- a CDS encoding GtrA family protein, producing the protein MRAEPSVGQSRLAGRFHAWCEAFVRRLPFGIGAIVAPTFVGFCVINGFTFGLDLTILTSLRGVLGLPVPIAVTVAYVCAFALSYALNRIFNFRSHAPVGPQVVVYVVVVVVNYLAFILGVTTALTAFGVHYQLSRLVAGMCEAVYMYSAMRWAVFRR; encoded by the coding sequence GTGCGAGCGGAACCGTCGGTGGGCCAATCACGCCTGGCCGGCCGGTTCCACGCCTGGTGTGAGGCGTTCGTCAGGCGGCTGCCGTTCGGGATCGGGGCAATCGTCGCACCGACGTTCGTCGGCTTCTGCGTGATCAACGGCTTCACCTTCGGCCTCGATCTGACGATCCTCACCAGCCTGCGCGGGGTGCTCGGCCTGCCGGTGCCGATCGCCGTGACGGTTGCCTACGTTTGCGCCTTCGCGCTCAGCTACGCGCTCAATCGCATTTTCAACTTTCGGTCCCATGCGCCGGTCGGTCCCCAGGTGGTGGTCTACGTCGTGGTGGTCGTCGTCAACTACTTGGCGTTCATCCTCGGGGTCACTACCGCGTTGACGGCCTTCGGAGTGCATTATCAGCTGTCTCGACTGGTGGCGGGCATGTGTGAGGCGGTGTACATGTACAGCGCGATGCGGTGGGCGGTCTTCCGCCGCTGA
- a CDS encoding SDR family NAD(P)-dependent oxidoreductase, whose translation MAALQDKVALVTGASSGLGAETARLFSRQGATVFGIGRDPGRLAEVFADVERGGFASVDIGSARACQDAVEQCVRDFGGLDVLVNVAGHHQMRRTESMTDDDWEHDLAVNLNGPFFLSRAALPHLLERGGNIVNVSSIAGVEGQAYSAGYCAAKHGLIGLTRALAVEYTADRLRVNAVCPGGMLTPQIERFSAPDDPNYDLIMRTASPRGMMQPLDVANVIAFLAGDAAAAIHGAVYRVDNGKGAG comes from the coding sequence ATGGCTGCACTCCAGGACAAAGTGGCGTTGGTGACCGGGGCGTCGTCGGGCCTGGGCGCCGAAACGGCCAGGTTGTTCTCCCGACAGGGCGCAACGGTTTTCGGCATCGGCCGCGACCCCGGACGCTTGGCCGAGGTGTTCGCCGACGTCGAACGTGGCGGATTTGCCTCGGTGGACATCGGTTCGGCGCGGGCCTGCCAGGATGCGGTCGAGCAGTGCGTCCGTGATTTCGGTGGATTGGACGTCCTCGTCAACGTGGCCGGGCATCACCAGATGCGCCGGACGGAGTCGATGACCGACGACGACTGGGAACACGACCTTGCGGTCAACCTGAACGGGCCGTTCTTCCTGAGCAGGGCGGCGCTGCCCCATCTGCTGGAACGCGGCGGAAACATCGTCAACGTCAGCTCCATCGCCGGAGTCGAGGGTCAGGCGTATTCGGCCGGCTACTGCGCCGCCAAGCATGGCCTGATCGGTCTCACCCGTGCGCTGGCGGTGGAGTACACGGCGGATCGGTTGCGGGTCAACGCGGTATGCCCCGGCGGCATGCTCACACCGCAGATCGAACGATTCAGCGCGCCGGACGATCCCAACTACGACCTGATCATGCGCACAGCGTCACCGCGCGGCATGATGCAGCCCCTCGACGTCGCCAACGTGATCGCCTTCCTCGCCGGCGACGCCGCGGCCGCCATCCATGGCGCGGTCTATCGAGTCGACAACGGCAAGGGGGCCGGATAG
- a CDS encoding DUF5134 domain-containing protein has translation MIDAGPLRCAVTILFGVSITMYAYLAVAQRDRWTCRVNHLLHLAMSVAMVSMVWRVGLGLPTIGPMLFFLLAGVWFVGAAVWSSSASRQRLKTSYYAAMMAAMAWMYAVMSGGVPGIHSPPDSAVMDMPGMRSPGPNMSSATTGSSWVAAANWLGVVGFAAVALYWAYRFVGERRMVSTPAAARLARMEPVYQAFTAAGTALMFDALIR, from the coding sequence ATGATCGACGCAGGCCCGCTGCGCTGCGCGGTCACCATTCTTTTCGGCGTCAGCATCACAATGTACGCGTACCTCGCTGTCGCACAACGTGATCGATGGACATGCCGGGTCAACCATCTGCTGCATCTGGCGATGTCGGTCGCGATGGTCTCGATGGTGTGGCGCGTCGGGCTGGGCCTCCCGACGATAGGACCGATGCTCTTCTTTTTGCTGGCCGGGGTCTGGTTTGTGGGCGCGGCGGTGTGGTCCTCATCGGCATCCCGCCAGCGGCTGAAGACGTCGTACTACGCGGCGATGATGGCGGCGATGGCGTGGATGTATGCGGTGATGAGCGGGGGTGTGCCGGGCATCCACTCACCGCCGGATTCTGCGGTGATGGACATGCCCGGCATGCGGTCGCCGGGACCCAACATGTCGTCGGCGACGACGGGATCGTCCTGGGTAGCCGCGGCGAACTGGCTAGGTGTGGTGGGGTTCGCCGCGGTGGCGTTGTATTGGGCATACCGCTTCGTCGGCGAACGGCGAATGGTTAGTACACCGGCCGCGGCACGTCTTGCGCGCATGGAACCCGTGTATCAGGCGTTCACCGCCGCCGGCACAGCGCTCATGTTCGACGCGCTGATCAGGTGA
- a CDS encoding FAD-binding oxidoreductase, whose product MAREISRQTFLRGAVGALAASAVLGAPRVAADPRPTGWEGLSTALGGKVVLPDSPQFAGAKQVFNTNYNGFTPAAVVTPTSAADVQKAMAFAAAHNLKVAPRSGGHSYIGASTANGTMVLDLRQLPGDANYDAATGQVTVAPATSLYTMHRTLAAAGRGVPTGTCPSVGAAGHALGGGMGAQSRHAGLLCDQLTSASVVLPSGQAVTASAASNPDLFWALRGGGGGNFGVTTSLTFATFPTKDVDVVNLNFPPQSFAQVLVGWQNWLRTADRNSWALADATVDPMGMHCRILATCPAGSGSSAAAAITQAVGLQPSGTENHTFNYMDLVNYLAVGNLNPSPLGYVGGSDVFTTVNAGVAQGIASAVNAFPRGAGRMLAIMHALDGALATVAPSATAFPWRRQGALVQWYVETGDPAAATNWLNSAHQAVQQYSVGGYVNYIEANQSPSRYFGPNLSRLSAVRQKYDPGRVMFSGLNY is encoded by the coding sequence ATGGCGCGTGAAATCTCGCGGCAGACGTTTCTGCGGGGCGCGGTCGGTGCGTTAGCCGCCAGCGCGGTCCTCGGCGCACCCCGGGTGGCGGCAGACCCGAGACCTACCGGCTGGGAGGGCCTATCCACCGCCCTCGGCGGCAAGGTGGTGCTGCCGGACAGCCCCCAATTCGCCGGAGCCAAACAGGTTTTCAACACCAACTACAACGGGTTCACGCCGGCGGCGGTCGTGACCCCGACGTCGGCCGCCGATGTGCAGAAGGCGATGGCCTTCGCCGCCGCCCACAACCTCAAGGTTGCCCCGCGCAGCGGCGGCCACTCCTACATCGGAGCATCGACCGCGAACGGCACCATGGTGCTCGACCTGCGCCAGTTGCCCGGGGATGCGAACTACGACGCCGCCACCGGTCAGGTCACGGTGGCTCCGGCCACGAGCCTGTACACGATGCACCGGACACTGGCCGCGGCCGGCCGGGGCGTCCCGACCGGTACCTGCCCGTCGGTCGGTGCGGCGGGGCACGCGCTGGGCGGCGGCATGGGCGCCCAATCACGGCACGCCGGGCTCCTCTGTGACCAATTGACGTCGGCGTCGGTGGTGCTGCCCAGCGGCCAGGCGGTCACCGCGTCGGCCGCCAGCAACCCCGACCTGTTCTGGGCGCTGCGCGGCGGCGGTGGCGGCAACTTCGGTGTTACGACCTCGCTGACCTTCGCCACGTTTCCCACCAAGGACGTCGACGTCGTCAACCTGAACTTTCCGCCGCAGTCGTTCGCGCAGGTCCTCGTCGGTTGGCAGAACTGGCTGCGCACCGCCGACCGCAACAGTTGGGCGCTGGCGGACGCCACCGTCGACCCGATGGGCATGCATTGCCGGATCCTGGCGACCTGCCCGGCCGGGTCGGGTAGCAGCGCCGCGGCCGCCATCACCCAAGCGGTGGGACTGCAACCGTCGGGCACCGAGAACCACACGTTCAACTACATGGACCTGGTCAATTACCTGGCTGTCGGTAACCTCAACCCGTCGCCGCTCGGGTATGTCGGCGGATCCGATGTCTTCACCACCGTCAACGCCGGCGTGGCACAGGGGATCGCCTCGGCGGTCAACGCCTTTCCCCGCGGGGCCGGCCGCATGCTGGCCATCATGCACGCCCTGGACGGCGCGCTTGCCACGGTGGCGCCGAGTGCCACGGCCTTTCCGTGGCGCCGGCAAGGGGCGCTGGTGCAGTGGTACGTAGAGACCGGCGATCCCGCGGCCGCGACGAACTGGCTCAACTCGGCACATCAAGCGGTGCAACAATATTCGGTCGGCGGCTACGTGAACTATATCGAGGCCAACCAGTCGCCGTCGCGCTATTTCGGCCCCAACCTATCCCGGCTGAGCGCCGTGCGGCAGAAATACGATCCCGGCCGGGTCATGTTCTCTGGGCTGAATTACTAG
- a CDS encoding Crp/Fnr family transcriptional regulator, with translation MNEVLARAGIFQGIAPDAVEALARHLQHISFPRRRTVFVEGEEGDDLYVILSGAVKIRHQTPDGRETVFAVLGPGDVFGELALFDPGPRTSTVITLTEVEAVRMDRQALRTWIVERPEIAEQLLRVLARRLRNTNNTLCDLIFTDVPARVAKQILDLAMRFGSSNGGSVLVEHHLTQKELAQLVGSSRETVNKALSDFTQRGWIRQQGKTLIIDQPAKLARRARA, from the coding sequence GTGAACGAAGTATTGGCGCGGGCCGGCATCTTCCAGGGGATCGCCCCGGATGCGGTCGAGGCGTTGGCTCGCCACCTGCAGCACATATCGTTCCCGCGTCGGCGCACCGTCTTTGTCGAAGGCGAGGAGGGTGACGACCTCTACGTCATCCTGTCGGGCGCGGTAAAGATCCGTCATCAGACACCGGACGGTCGCGAAACCGTCTTCGCGGTGCTGGGTCCCGGCGACGTGTTCGGGGAGCTCGCGCTGTTCGATCCGGGTCCGCGGACTTCGACGGTGATCACCCTGACCGAGGTGGAAGCCGTCCGGATGGACCGTCAAGCGCTACGAACCTGGATCGTCGAACGTCCCGAAATAGCCGAGCAGCTGCTGCGGGTGCTGGCCCGCCGGCTCCGGAATACCAACAACACCCTGTGCGACCTGATCTTCACCGATGTCCCCGCCCGGGTGGCCAAGCAAATCCTCGACCTGGCAATGCGATTCGGCAGCAGCAACGGAGGCTCGGTGCTGGTCGAGCACCACCTCACTCAGAAGGAACTCGCGCAACTCGTGGGATCCTCGCGTGAAACGGTGAACAAGGCGCTGTCCGACTTCACCCAACGCGGATGGATCCGGCAGCAGGGCAAGACCCTCATCATCGACCAGCCGGCGAAACTAGCCCGCCGGGCAAGGGCTTGA